GAAGAGCGCCAAGTGGGTGAACGGCATCCGGCTCACCGACGAGGACGAGCCGGGGTTCTGGGAGAGCGTCGGCTACCACAACTACGGTGACCCGTGGCGCGAGCAGCGGTACTGGGGCGACTGACCTGGCGGGCCGCCACGGTGGCGGCCGTCAGGCAGGAGAACGCCACGGCGCGCACCCTCGTGCTGGACGTCCCCGGCTGGCAGGGTCACGTGCCGGGCCAGCACGTGGACGTCCGGCTCACCGCGCCGGACGGGTACTCGGCGCAGCGCAGCTACTCCATCGCCTCGGCGCCTGGCACGGGACGGCTGGAGCTGACGGTGCAGCGGGTCGACGACGGCGAGGTGTCGTCGTACCTCGTGGACGTCGCCGAACCCGGTGACGTGTTCGAGCTGCGCGGACCGGTCGGCGGGTACTTCACCTGGCAGGCGGCCGGTTCGCCGCCGGTGCTGCTGATCGGCGGCGGGTCCGGCGTGGTGCCGCTGATGTCGATGATCAGAGCGCGCGCCGCCGCCGGCGACGGGCTCGCTCCGTTCCGGCTGGTGTACTCGACGCGCACCCCCGCCACGTTGCTGTACGGCGACGAACTGGCCGCCGCGACCGGTGTGGAGATCGTCCTCGCCTACACCCGCGAGGCGCCGCCGGGCTCGGCCCGGCCGCCGAGCCGGGTGGACGCCACGCTGCTCGGCGGATGGGGGCCCGAGCGCATGCCGCTGTGCTACGTCTGCGGGCCCACGGGGTTCGTCGAGGCCGTGGCGGACCTTCTGGTCGACCAGGGACATCCGGCCGGCCGCATCAGGACCGAACGTTTCGGACCCACCGGAGGAGCATCATGACCGACCCACGTGTCGACGGCAACGAGCTCGCCGGGCCGCTGCGCGAGGTCTTCGCCGTGGACATCACGGCCGCGCGCTG
The window above is part of the Sphaerisporangium rubeum genome. Proteins encoded here:
- a CDS encoding FAD-binding oxidoreductase encodes the protein MARAAVLGRLTWRAATVAAVRQENATARTLVLDVPGWQGHVPGQHVDVRLTAPDGYSAQRSYSIASAPGTGRLELTVQRVDDGEVSSYLVDVAEPGDVFELRGPVGGYFTWQAAGSPPVLLIGGGSGVVPLMSMIRARAAAGDGLAPFRLVYSTRTPATLLYGDELAAATGVEIVLAYTREAPPGSARPPSRVDATLLGGWGPERMPLCYVCGPTGFVEAVADLLVDQGHPAGRIRTERFGPTGGAS